A genomic region of Daphnia carinata strain CSIRO-1 chromosome 5, CSIRO_AGI_Dcar_HiC_V3, whole genome shotgun sequence contains the following coding sequences:
- the LOC130696160 gene encoding transmembrane protein 161B-like: MAVLGIQLIVTLLTISIMQKVTQRFSFGKWILCKTGLVYYLHPTDAELRKLAGIPQPKPKPKPKEGENKRGKNKRKWEEPVEDKTFTVPRNLELQLETAKILPRDVLQLKFFTEFIWLVDYSVFVLIVYVITEIYCGLYPKANQEVNLSMLWCLLLVGFALKSLCSVTSLYFWNNEAAAERSLVLVGGSFCFVLALGLLLIDESNLEIGLDAAYSAFNQSASVFLEQQTMDSDGPASKLILKLCFAVWCGITGALFIFPGLRVSRMHLDALRYCSERSVLKIFMYINLVSPFLLSLLWIRPLARHYFSVRVFGNMGAPLMSEQSFDSMRFWLCLILSLVRILSAPSCFQAYLNLAQEKIETMKKEAGRISNVELQRKVAIIFYYLCVVGLQFVAPIVLCVSFTLMNKTMGGYGWFGQHFYNPDECNSQQEPTATLSNLLPTDTTTLGDAREQWLVALGAFRQIFSYEVFRGVFGFANWWMQFLSFFTIGCGLAYQSYFSEA; this comes from the exons ATG gCAGTCTTGGGAATCCAATTGATAGTCACTTTACTTACAATCAGTATCATGCAAAAAGTGACGCAACGGTTCTCATTTGGAAAATGGATTCTCTGCAAAACAGG TCTGGTGTACTATCTTCATCCTACGGATGCAGAGTTGAGAAAGCTAGCTGGAATTCCCCAGCCcaaaccaaaaccaaaacccaaagaaggagaaaataaacgagggaaaaacaaacgaaaatgggAGGAACCTGTAGAGGATAAAACATTTACTGTCCCTAGAAATTTGGAGTTACag CTTGAAACAGCCAAAATTTTGCCAAGAGATGTTTTGCAACTCAAATTTTTTACTGAATTCATTTGGCTAGTTGATTACAGTGTGTTTGTTCTTATTGTCTATGTTATAACAGAG ATATACTGTGGACTATATCCTAAGGCTAATCAAGAAGTTAATCTTAGCATGCTATGGTGCCTTCTGTTGGTTGGTTTTGCTTT AAAATCCCTTTGCAGTGTCACTAGTCTCTATTTTTGGAATAATGAAGCGGCCGCTGAGCGGTCGTTAGTCCTAGTAGGTGGATCCTTTTGTTTCGTCCTAGCATTAGGACTGCTATTGATAGACGAGTCAAATCTAGAGATCGGATTGGATGCCGCCTACTCTGCGTTCAATCAAAGTGCATCCGTGTTTTTGGAACAGCAAACTATGGATTCGGA tggTCCAGCCTCAAAACTGATTCTGAAACTCTGTTTTGCTGTTTGGTGTGGTATTACTGgtgctttatttattttccctgGCTTACGAGTAAGTCGCATGCATTTGGATGCTTTACG TTACTGCAGTGAAAGATCAGTGTTGAAAATATTCATGTACATCAATCTAGTATCACCCTTCCTGCTTTCACTACTCTGGATTCGTCCTTTGGCGAGACATTATTTCTCTGTCCGAGTTTTTGGCAACATGGGGGCTCCTCT GATGTCGGAGCAATCGTTTGACAGCATGCGCTTTTGGCTCTGTTTAATTCTCAGTCTCGTACGGATCCTTTCGGCACCATCGTGCTTCCAGGCGTATCTTAACCTAGCTCAAGAGAAGAttgaaacaatgaaaaaagaggCTGGCCGAATTTCAAATGTTGAGCTGCAGCGAAAG GTGGCTATTATTTTCTACTATCTCTGTGTAGTTGGGTTGCAATTTGTAGCACCAATTGTACTTTGTGTCAGTTTCACATTGATGAACAAAACTATGg GAGGATATGGTTGGTTTGGACAGCATTTCTATAACCCAGACGAATGCAATTCGCAGCAGGAACCAACTGCAACTCTTTCGAATCTCCTACCCACCGATACGACTACATTGGGTGATGCTAGAGAACAATGGCTAGTGGCTCTCGGCGCATTTCGTCAG atATTTTCGTATGAAGTTTTTCGCGGCGTGTTTGGGTTCGCAAACTGGTGGATGCAATTTTTGTCATTCTTTACGATTGGATGTGGCCTTGCCTACCAATCCTATTTCAGTGAAGCTTGA
- the LOC130696166 gene encoding protein CREG1-like, with protein MEHSRTSVTLMFFLVGWIIQGNASLSNRNHVTYVNSPYEIQRENNLTVVRAEPPPHELAAKMARYIVHKSDWTALATISTHEPIKGFPFANVFSVSDGPIHKSKGIPYFYLTDMEISVQDLKEDARTTITMSLAQTNFCKKHQYDPEDPLCAHVILTGTLVRVTDPGEKSFARQGLFSRHPEMKDWPKDHGWWFGKLIISKICLLDYFGGVQNINLDEYFSTNPM; from the exons ATGGAACACAGCAGGACATCGGTCACTTTGATGTTTTTCCTAGTTGGTTGGATCATACAGGGAAATGCTTCGCTTAGCAACCGCAACCACGTAACATATGTCAACAGTCCCTACGAAATACAACGTGAAAATAATCTCACCGTGGTGAGAGCCGAACCACCTCCACATGAGCTCGCAGCCAAAATGGCTCGCTATATAGTGCACAAGAGCG ACTGGACTGCACTTGCTACCATCTCGACCCATGAACCGATTAAAGGCTTCCCTTTTGCCAATGTTTTCTCCGTTAGTGATGGACCTATTCACAAGTCGAAGGGAATCCCATATTTTTACCTGACGGACATGGAAATATCCGTCCAGGATTTGAAA GAGGATGCCAGGACGACGATCACAATGAGTCTAgctcaaacaaatttttgcaaaaagCATCAGTATGATCCGGAAGATCCACTCTGTGCTCACGTTATTCTGACCGGGACTCTCGTTCGT GTCACCGATCCCGGCGAAAAGAGCTTCGCCCGACAAGGACTCTTCTCCAGACATCCAGAAATGAAAGATTGGCCAAAAG ATCACGGTTGGTGGTTTGGCAAACTAATTATCAGCAAAATATGTCTTCTCGATTATTTTGGAGGTGTTCAGAACATCAATCTGGATGAGTACTTTAGCACCAATCCTATGTGA